The following coding sequences are from one Melanotaenia boesemani isolate fMelBoe1 chromosome 19, fMelBoe1.pri, whole genome shotgun sequence window:
- the egfl7 gene encoding epidermal growth factor-like protein 7 isoform X2, whose translation MYQMLLLSSSLFILHVMGTPQFFAHHGTTYSLGYRQVSRAVLPSQLYPECCPGWKRFHSYNCNQAVCGQPCVNGGTCLRPNQCACPPGWTGHQCQTDVDECSGRQPCAQQCVNTAGSYRCVCRDGFRLGGDGRSCQSLPLPPSPPPSPYPSQNSQATVGGHSDAGGRLGLVENMTEEVQSLRNRVELLEKKLQLVLAPFSSFFLPSLDEGFSEKTTLLSHSFQQLDRIDSLSEQIGFLEERLGTCSCQEN comes from the exons ATGTACCAAATGCTGCTCctttcctcctccctcttcaTCCTTCATGTGATGGGCACTCCCCAGTTTTTTGCTCACCATGG GACGACGTATTCGCTGGGTTACCGGCAGGTGAGCAGAGCAGTACTGCCTTCGCAGTTGTACCCAGAGTGCTGCCCAGGATGGAAACGATTTCACTCTTATAACTGCAATCAAG CTGTATGTGGACAACCATGTGTAAACGGTGGTACTTGCTTAAGACCCAACCAATGTGCTTGTCCTCCTGGCTGGACGGGACACCAATGCCAAACTG ACGTTGATGAGTGCAGCGGGCGGCAGCCTTGCGCCCAACAGTGCGTGAACACAGCTGGCAGCTATCGATGTGTGTGCAGGGATGGCTTCAGGCTTGGTGGAGATGGACGGTCTTGTCAAAGCCTTCCTCtacctccatctcctcctccttctccttatCCTTCCCAGAACAGCCAAGCAACAGTGGGTGGCCACAGTGATGCAG gtgGAAGGTTGGGCTTGGTGGAGAATATGACAGAGGAGGTACAGAGCCTGAGGAACAGAGTAGAGCTCCTGGAAAAG AAATTACAGTTGGTGCTGGCGCCCTTCAGCAGCTTCTTCCTGCCGTCGCTGGACGAGGGCTTCTCAGAGAAAACCACCTTACTCTCTCACTCCTTCCAGCAACTAGACCGCATCGACTCTCTCAGCGAGCAGATTGGCTTCCTCGAGGAGCGCCTCGGCACAT GTTCATGCCAGGAGAATTAG
- the egfl7 gene encoding epidermal growth factor-like protein 7 isoform X1, producing MYQMLLLSSSLFILHVMGTPQFFAHHGRRVCGRKPHHNVVMATESYVQPVHKPYITLCQGHRVCSTYKTTYSLGYRQVSRAVLPSQLYPECCPGWKRFHSYNCNQAVCGQPCVNGGTCLRPNQCACPPGWTGHQCQTDVDECSGRQPCAQQCVNTAGSYRCVCRDGFRLGGDGRSCQSLPLPPSPPPSPYPSQNSQATVGGHSDAGGRLGLVENMTEEVQSLRNRVELLEKKLQLVLAPFSSFFLPSLDEGFSEKTTLLSHSFQQLDRIDSLSEQIGFLEERLGTCSCQEN from the exons ATGTACCAAATGCTGCTCctttcctcctccctcttcaTCCTTCATGTGATGGGCACTCCCCAGTTTTTTGCTCACCATGG GAGGAGGGTGTGTGGCCGGAAACCCCATCACAATGTTGTTATGGCAACGGAGTCATATGTCCAACCGGTGCACAAGCCTTACATCACCCTGTGTCAGGGCCATCGCGTCTGCAGCACCTACAA GACGACGTATTCGCTGGGTTACCGGCAGGTGAGCAGAGCAGTACTGCCTTCGCAGTTGTACCCAGAGTGCTGCCCAGGATGGAAACGATTTCACTCTTATAACTGCAATCAAG CTGTATGTGGACAACCATGTGTAAACGGTGGTACTTGCTTAAGACCCAACCAATGTGCTTGTCCTCCTGGCTGGACGGGACACCAATGCCAAACTG ACGTTGATGAGTGCAGCGGGCGGCAGCCTTGCGCCCAACAGTGCGTGAACACAGCTGGCAGCTATCGATGTGTGTGCAGGGATGGCTTCAGGCTTGGTGGAGATGGACGGTCTTGTCAAAGCCTTCCTCtacctccatctcctcctccttctccttatCCTTCCCAGAACAGCCAAGCAACAGTGGGTGGCCACAGTGATGCAG gtgGAAGGTTGGGCTTGGTGGAGAATATGACAGAGGAGGTACAGAGCCTGAGGAACAGAGTAGAGCTCCTGGAAAAG AAATTACAGTTGGTGCTGGCGCCCTTCAGCAGCTTCTTCCTGCCGTCGCTGGACGAGGGCTTCTCAGAGAAAACCACCTTACTCTCTCACTCCTTCCAGCAACTAGACCGCATCGACTCTCTCAGCGAGCAGATTGGCTTCCTCGAGGAGCGCCTCGGCACAT GTTCATGCCAGGAGAATTAG